Proteins encoded together in one Astatotilapia calliptera chromosome 7, fAstCal1.2, whole genome shotgun sequence window:
- the fjx1 gene encoding four-jointed box protein 1, which yields MVAVTMRVLSANLFSLLLLCALASVFYVWSALEDRLERHKRRFSVPGAGSFHQALPVDLSAKTFRALLAVPAAQRLHFGDRLKTRLNLTNQPVSAGNRDYNMNGDNKRSAPREGPVKLSPLEDGIFWNEWLEDTLPAGFTEEYALAWQKKARTYRVVKLEPGCGRISNQLATFADGTKACVRYGINADQVQGETLTYYLARLLGITNLPPLVLSQLDSDSEQWESVRTRIDGLQWNDRAVVSLTQWISNLTGVITPAPLRQESSGLHPALKELWNKTAVELLELMQWTDLIVLDYLTANFDRLVSNLFSLQWDSRVMERDTNNLLKTPRGDLVFIDNEAGLVHGFRVLNMWEKYHNTVLSSVCVFRKRTTQRVAELHTRRDSRQRLLELYRDSEPLSQELGFLSDEHAGVLQDRIDRLYTHIVHCKGKYGQL from the coding sequence ATGGTGGCCGTCACCATGAGGGTTCTTTCAGCGAACTTGttttctctgctcctcctgtgcGCCCTCGCAAGTGTTTTCTACGTCTGGAGCGCACTGGAGGACCGTTTGGAGCGACACAAACGGAGGTTCTCAGTACCAGGTGCAGGGTCCTTTCACCAAGCTCTCCCAGTGGACCTTTCAGCCAAAACTTTCCGTGCATTGCTTGCTGTCCCAGCGGCACAGAGACTGCACTTTGGAGACAGACTAAAGACTCGCCTCAACCTCACCAATCAACCTGTCTCTGCAGGAAATCGAGATTACAATATGAATGGGGATAACAAGAGGTCAGCCCCGCGGGAGGGCCCGGTCAAGTTGTCCCCATTGGAAGACGGAATATTTTGGAACGAATGGCTGGAAGATACCCTTCCTGCGGGATTCACGGAGGAATATGCTCTGGCTTGGCAAAAGAAAGCGAGGACGTACCGGGTGGTGAAGCTGGAGCCGGGATGCGGCAGGATATCCAATCAGCTTGCCACGTTTGCAGACGGGACCAAAGCTTGTGTGCGTTACGGGATAAACGCGGACCAGGTGCAGGGTGAAACTTTGACTTATTACCTTGCACGTTTGCTTGGCATCACAAACCTGCCCCCTCTCGTACTGTCCCAGCTGGACAGTGACAGTGAGCAATGGGAAAGTGTGAGGACGCGGATAGATGGTTTACAGTGGAATGACCGAGCCGTGGTTTCTCTAactcagtggatctccaacctGACAGGGGTCATCACACCTGCGCCGCTGAGACAGGAGAGCAGCGGGCTGCATCCTGCGCTCAAGGAGCTCTGGAACAAGACAGCGgtggagctgctggagctgaTGCAGTGGACAGACCTGATCGTATTAGACTACCTGACGGCAAACTTTGACAGGCTCGTCAGCAATTTGTTTAGTCTGCAGTGGGACTCCCGTGTAATGGAGAGAGACACGAACAATCTCCTGAAAACCCCTCGCGGTGACCTCGTATTCATAGACAACGAGGCCGGATTAGTGCACGGGTTTCGAGTGTTAAACATGTGGGAGAAATATCACAATACAGTCCTGAgctctgtgtgcgtgtttagAAAAAGGACCACGCAGCGCGTGGCAGAGCTGCACACGCGCAGAGACTCCAGGCAAAGGCTGCTGGAGCTCTACAGAGACAGCGAGCCTTTGTCTCAGGAATTAGGATTTCTCTCAGATGAGCACGCCGGTGTTCTCCAGGACAGGATAGACAGATTATATACACACATTGTGCATTGCAAAGGAAAATACGGCCAGCTGTGA